The Streptomyces sp. NBC_01353 genome contains a region encoding:
- a CDS encoding PPA1309 family protein has product MSNVSSSGTPMAASPLTRAVLEIDEYASGLGWDRPARLFALVDTARLRAKEPGLASQLGLQGAEAAAFTPIEQEELPKGKALDEFLGTIAWPDAVAGCALTVERLMLPPSAEAAVPDGLDEAGLAKWVARHPDRQEVRMTVAVLRDGAREAAIRLREKDSPNEVLTGADLVPGLADALAATFES; this is encoded by the coding sequence ATGTCCAACGTTTCCTCCTCCGGCACCCCCATGGCCGCGAGCCCCCTCACCCGCGCGGTGCTCGAGATCGACGAGTACGCCTCCGGTCTCGGCTGGGACCGGCCGGCCCGGCTCTTCGCCCTCGTCGACACCGCCCGACTGCGTGCCAAGGAGCCGGGACTCGCCTCCCAGCTCGGTCTCCAAGGCGCGGAAGCCGCCGCCTTCACCCCCATCGAGCAGGAGGAGCTGCCGAAGGGGAAGGCCCTCGACGAGTTCCTCGGCACGATCGCCTGGCCGGACGCTGTGGCCGGCTGCGCGCTGACGGTGGAGCGGCTGATGCTGCCGCCGTCGGCCGAGGCAGCCGTACCGGACGGCCTGGACGAGGCCGGTCTGGCGAAGTGGGTGGCACGGCACCCGGACCGCCAGGAGGTCCGGATGACCGTGGCCGTCCTCCGTGACGGAGCCCGCGAGGCGGCCATCCGGCTGCGCGAGAAGGACTCCCCGAACGAGGTGCTCACCGGGGCCGACCTGGTGCCGGGGCTCGCGGACGCCCTCGCGGCGACCTTCGAATCCTGA
- a CDS encoding PDZ domain-containing protein, with protein sequence MPRRTATMLASTLVLITLLCVGVLVPVPYAEMSPGPTVNTLGEAGGEPVLQISGHQTYPTDGHLNMTTVRVTSADYRMNVVEAVYGWLAHDNVVVPKETLYPDGKTEEQSSQENAEEFSQSQESAKVAALNELKIPVTTRVVVATVVKDSPAQGKLHAGDVIKAVDGVAVKEPGDVAKQVTKRKPGDPVEFTIVPAKEAAAAEKAGKEPTATGKVTITTVKSQEGDRAIVGIQAGTDHVFPFTIDIKLADVGGPSAGLMFALGIVDKLTPESLTDGKFIAGTGTIDEKGKVGPIGGIEMKLVGARNAGARYFLTPADNCEAAASDIPDGLTLIKVDTIDDATKSLEKLRKGDTKSLPSCSKS encoded by the coding sequence ATGCCACGCCGCACCGCGACGATGCTCGCCTCCACCCTGGTCCTGATCACTCTGCTCTGTGTGGGCGTCCTGGTGCCGGTGCCGTACGCGGAGATGAGCCCCGGTCCGACGGTCAACACCCTCGGCGAGGCCGGCGGGGAGCCGGTCCTCCAGATCTCGGGTCACCAGACGTACCCCACCGACGGGCATCTCAACATGACGACGGTCCGCGTCACCAGTGCGGACTACCGCATGAACGTGGTCGAGGCCGTCTACGGCTGGCTCGCCCACGACAACGTCGTGGTCCCCAAGGAGACCCTCTACCCGGACGGCAAGACGGAGGAGCAGTCGAGCCAGGAGAACGCCGAGGAGTTCTCCCAGTCCCAGGAGAGCGCCAAGGTCGCCGCCCTCAACGAGTTGAAGATCCCGGTGACCACCCGGGTGGTCGTCGCCACCGTCGTGAAGGACAGCCCCGCCCAGGGCAAGCTGCACGCCGGGGACGTCATCAAGGCCGTCGACGGTGTCGCCGTGAAGGAGCCGGGTGACGTCGCCAAGCAGGTGACCAAGCGCAAGCCGGGCGACCCGGTCGAGTTCACGATCGTCCCCGCCAAGGAGGCGGCCGCGGCCGAGAAGGCCGGCAAGGAGCCCACCGCCACCGGGAAGGTCACGATCACCACGGTCAAGTCCCAGGAGGGCGACCGGGCGATCGTCGGCATCCAGGCCGGCACCGACCACGTCTTCCCGTTCACCATCGACATCAAGCTCGCCGACGTCGGCGGCCCCAGCGCCGGTCTGATGTTCGCGCTCGGCATCGTCGACAAGCTGACGCCCGAGAGCCTCACCGACGGCAAGTTCATCGCCGGTACCGGCACCATCGACGAGAAGGGCAAGGTCGGCCCGATCGGCGGTATCGAGATGAAGCTGGTCGGCGCGCGCAACGCGGGCGCCCGGTACTTCCTCACCCCGGCCGACAACTGCGAGGCCGCCGCCTCCGATATCCCGGACGGCCTCACGCTCATCAAGGTGGACACCATCGACGACGCGACGAAGTCGCTCGAGAAGCTCCGCAAGGGCGACACGAAGAGCCTGCCGAGCTGCTCCAAGAGCTAG
- a CDS encoding molybdenum cofactor biosynthesis protein MoaE, with protein sequence MARTHDHPGEQVAADPIKLLAIRETPLSVDEVFRAVGDEAAGGTTLFVGTVRNHDGGADVDALGYSCHPSAEAELRRVAEKVVADYPVRALAAVHRVGDLQVGDLAVVVAVSCPHRGEAFEACRKLIDDLKHEVPIWKHQTFSDGTEEWVGSC encoded by the coding sequence ATGGCACGCACCCATGACCACCCCGGCGAGCAGGTCGCAGCCGACCCGATCAAGCTGCTCGCGATCCGTGAGACCCCGCTCTCCGTCGACGAGGTCTTCCGGGCCGTCGGCGACGAGGCGGCCGGGGGCACGACCCTCTTCGTGGGCACCGTGCGCAACCACGACGGCGGCGCGGACGTCGACGCGCTCGGGTACTCCTGCCACCCGTCCGCCGAGGCCGAGCTGCGCCGGGTCGCCGAGAAGGTCGTCGCCGACTACCCGGTCCGCGCGCTGGCCGCCGTCCACCGGGTGGGCGATCTGCAGGTGGGCGACCTCGCGGTCGTCGTCGCGGTCTCCTGCCCCCACCGCGGCGAGGCCTTCGAGGCCTGCCGCAAGCTGATCGACGACCTCAAGCACGAGGTCCCCATCTGGAAGCACCAGACCTTCTCCGACGGCACCGAGGAGTGGGTCGGCTCCTGCTGA
- a CDS encoding SDR family oxidoreductase produces MSSPDPQVRAARNISTRSAGRGPVVAVTGAASGVGDLLTRRLAASEEIKQVIAIDERRGEVSEAQWHILDVRDPAIAEKLRGADVVVHLAVDLDLESDAAARTAYNVRGAQTVLTAAAAAGVHRVVLCTSAMVYGALPDNDIPLSEDAELRATAEATGVGDLLEIERLGRRAPRAHPGLHVTVVRPAVLVGGTDTALTRYFESPRLLVVAGSRPTWQFCHVDDLVSALEYAALEKVDGEFAVGCDGWLEQEEVEELSGIRRMELPSAVALGAAARLHRIGLTPSPAGDLAYTMHPWVVSVGRLHDAGWRPRWTNEEVLAALLEEVEGRHTVAGRRLGRKDATAAGAAGATVALLGTAALVRQMRKRRGM; encoded by the coding sequence GTGAGTTCCCCAGATCCTCAGGTTCGCGCAGCGCGAAACATCTCAACCCGGTCCGCCGGGCGCGGCCCCGTGGTCGCGGTCACGGGCGCCGCCTCCGGGGTCGGCGACCTGCTGACCAGGCGCCTTGCCGCCTCGGAGGAGATCAAGCAGGTCATCGCGATCGACGAGCGCCGCGGCGAGGTCTCCGAGGCGCAGTGGCACATCCTCGATGTCCGGGACCCGGCGATCGCCGAGAAGCTGCGGGGCGCCGACGTCGTCGTGCACCTCGCCGTCGACCTCGACCTGGAGTCGGACGCCGCCGCCCGAACGGCCTACAACGTGCGCGGCGCGCAGACCGTCCTCACCGCCGCCGCGGCGGCGGGGGTGCACCGGGTGGTGCTCTGCACCTCCGCCATGGTCTACGGCGCGCTGCCCGACAACGACATCCCGCTCTCCGAGGACGCCGAGCTGCGGGCGACGGCCGAGGCGACCGGCGTCGGCGACCTGCTGGAGATCGAGCGGCTCGGCCGCCGCGCGCCCCGTGCCCACCCGGGCCTGCACGTCACCGTCGTCAGGCCCGCGGTCCTGGTCGGCGGTACGGACACGGCCCTGACCCGCTACTTCGAGTCGCCGCGGCTGCTCGTCGTCGCCGGATCCCGCCCGACCTGGCAGTTCTGCCACGTCGACGACCTGGTCAGCGCGCTGGAGTACGCGGCCCTGGAGAAGGTCGACGGCGAGTTCGCGGTCGGCTGCGACGGGTGGCTGGAGCAGGAGGAGGTCGAGGAGCTCTCGGGAATCCGGCGCATGGAGCTGCCCTCCGCGGTCGCCCTCGGCGCGGCGGCCCGGCTGCACCGGATCGGGCTCACACCCTCCCCGGCGGGGGACCTGGCGTACACGATGCACCCCTGGGTGGTCAGCGTCGGACGGCTGCACGACGCCGGCTGGCGGCCTCGGTGGACCAACGAGGAGGTGCTCGCCGCGCTCCTGGAGGAGGTCGAGGGCCGGCACACGGTCGCGGGCCGTCGGCTCGGCCGCAAGGACGCGACGGCGGCGGGCGCGGCCGGTGCGACGGTGGCGCTGCTGGGCACGGCTGCGCTCGTGCGTCAGATGCGGAAGCGGCGCGGCATGTAG